In Spirochaetota bacterium, the following proteins share a genomic window:
- the rplC gene encoding 50S ribosomal protein L3, with product MKKALIGKKIGMSQMFLDDGTVVPVTVCELGPCVVVQKKTVEKDGYNALKLGYGETKAHRLTKPILQDLKKKNLPLLKVFREVENFDENLQEGSVITCEIFTENQMVDVTGISKGKGFAGVIKRHGFHGGRETHGSNFHRAPGSIGANTFPAEVWKGKKLPGRHGGKTVTVKNLKIVKIIKDKNLVLISGAVPGTVNSIITVQSK from the coding sequence ATGAAAAAGGCTTTAATTGGCAAAAAGATAGGGATGAGTCAGATGTTTTTAGACGATGGGACAGTGGTTCCGGTTACTGTGTGTGAACTTGGTCCGTGCGTTGTTGTACAGAAGAAGACTGTTGAAAAGGACGGATATAATGCATTGAAACTGGGATATGGTGAAACAAAAGCTCATCGTCTTACAAAACCGATATTGCAAGATTTAAAGAAGAAAAATCTTCCTTTACTGAAGGTATTCAGGGAAGTTGAAAACTTTGATGAAAATCTTCAGGAAGGAAGTGTTATTACCTGTGAGATATTTACTGAAAACCAGATGGTTGATGTTACCGGTATTTCTAAGGGAAAAGGGTTTGCTGGTGTTATTAAAAGGCATGGATTCCATGGTGGTAGAGAAACCCATGGGTCAAACTTCCACAGAGCTCCTGGCTCCATTGGTGCAAACACATTCCCTGCTGAAGTCTGGAAGGGGAAAAAATTGCCAGGAAGACATGGTGGAAAAACTGTTACTGTTAAAAATTTAAAGATAGTTAAGATAATCAAAGACAAGAATTTAGTATTAATATCTGGTGCTGTCCCTGGTACCGTTAATTCAATTATTACAGTACAAAGCAAATAG
- the rplD gene encoding 50S ribosomal protein L4 yields the protein MVVDVYTVDGKVKGQIELNETIFNAKINDVLIYELIKAANANLRQGTHDTKERSLVSGGGAKPWRQKGTGRARQGSIRAPQWKGGGVVFGPHPRDYRIELPKGIRQEAYRSLLSLKFKEGAVKVVEDFSVESGKTKDIASIAKKLNVKKGVLITDSEDTMLKRAIRNIPWFVYNNVKRLSSRDIFYTQTVLITESAAKIINSKYAKGE from the coding sequence ATGGTTGTTGATGTTTATACAGTTGATGGAAAAGTTAAAGGACAGATTGAGTTGAATGAAACCATCTTTAATGCAAAGATTAATGATGTTCTGATATATGAATTGATTAAGGCTGCAAATGCCAATTTGCGTCAGGGAACTCATGATACCAAAGAGCGTTCTTTAGTATCAGGTGGTGGGGCAAAACCATGGAGGCAGAAAGGTACAGGTAGAGCACGCCAGGGATCTATTCGTGCTCCTCAGTGGAAGGGTGGTGGCGTGGTTTTTGGTCCACATCCACGTGACTATCGTATTGAATTACCTAAAGGTATCAGGCAGGAAGCCTATCGTTCATTATTATCTCTGAAGTTCAAGGAAGGCGCAGTTAAAGTTGTTGAGGACTTTTCAGTGGAAAGTGGTAAAACTAAGGATATAGCTTCAATAGCCAAAAAGCTTAATGTTAAAAAAGGTGTACTGATTACTGATAGTGAAGATACCATGTTGAAAAGAGCAATACGAAATATTCCATGGTTTGTGTATAATAATGTAAAACGGCTATCAAGCAGGGATATATTTTATACTCAGACAGTTTTAATAACCGAAAGTGCTGCAAAAATTATTAATTCGAAGTATGCAAAAGGTGAGTAA
- the rplW gene encoding 50S ribosomal protein L23, producing MDVNDIIIRPVITEKATELAKQNKYVFRVHKKANKDMIEKAISSIFGVTPVKVNVMIVRGKRKRVRYNYGYTASWKKAIVTLKEGDKIEVFESK from the coding sequence ATGGATGTTAATGATATAATCATACGCCCTGTTATTACAGAAAAGGCAACTGAACTTGCAAAACAAAACAAATACGTGTTTAGAGTACATAAAAAAGCAAATAAAGATATGATAGAGAAGGCTATAAGCAGTATTTTTGGCGTTACACCCGTAAAGGTGAATGTTATGATTGTACGGGGCAAGCGTAAAAGAGTGCGGTATAATTACGGATATACAGCATCATGGAAAAAAGCGATAGTTACGTTAAAAGAAGGCGATAAAATAGAAGTTTTTGAATCAAAATAA
- the tuf gene encoding elongation factor Tu codes for MAKAKFDRTKPHVNVGTIGHIDHGKTTLTSAITKVLAAAYGGNNKPVEFDQIDNAPEEKARGITIATSHQEYETPNRHYAHVDCPGHADYIKNMITGAAQMDAAILVVAATDGPMPQTKEHVLLARQVNVPYIIVFLNKVDMLDPADRDELVELVEMEIRDLLNKYEFPGDTIPIIPGSALKAMQCGCGKKECEACGPIIKLAETLDTYVPEPKRDRDKPFLMPIEDVFSITGRGTVVTGRIERGIVRTGDEVEIVGFGETKKTVVTGVEMFRKILDEGIAGDNVGCLLRGTGKDEVERGQVLAKPGSITPHKKFEAEVYVLSKEEGGRHTPFFSNYRPQFYFRTTDVTGIIQLPEGVEMVMPGDNIKMTVELITPVAMEETLRFAIREGGRTVGAGVVSKILE; via the coding sequence ATGGCAAAGGCAAAATTTGACAGAACCAAACCACATGTTAATGTTGGAACAATCGGCCATATTGACCATGGCAAGACTACATTAACATCTGCAATAACAAAAGTTCTTGCGGCTGCGTATGGTGGCAATAATAAACCTGTAGAATTTGATCAGATAGATAATGCACCAGAAGAAAAAGCACGAGGTATAACGATTGCTACTTCACATCAGGAATATGAAACACCAAACAGGCATTATGCACATGTTGATTGTCCTGGCCATGCTGACTATATTAAAAACATGATTACCGGTGCTGCACAGATGGACGCTGCTATTCTTGTTGTTGCAGCAACTGACGGCCCAATGCCTCAGACAAAAGAGCACGTTCTTTTAGCTCGCCAGGTTAACGTACCTTATATCATTGTTTTTCTTAATAAAGTTGATATGCTTGATCCGGCTGACAGGGATGAGCTGGTTGAGCTGGTTGAAATGGAAATCAGAGATCTTCTCAACAAGTATGAGTTCCCTGGTGACACAATTCCAATTATACCTGGTTCTGCATTGAAAGCCATGCAGTGTGGTTGCGGAAAGAAAGAATGTGAAGCATGTGGACCAATTATAAAATTGGCTGAAACCCTTGATACCTATGTTCCTGAACCAAAGCGTGATAGGGATAAACCATTCCTTATGCCTATTGAAGACGTATTTTCAATTACTGGCCGTGGAACAGTTGTAACCGGAAGGATTGAGCGTGGTATTGTAAGGACTGGTGATGAAGTTGAGATTGTTGGTTTTGGTGAAACCAAAAAGACAGTTGTTACCGGTGTTGAAATGTTCCGAAAGATTCTTGATGAAGGTATTGCTGGTGACAACGTAGGATGTCTCCTCCGTGGTACAGGCAAGGATGAAGTTGAGCGTGGACAGGTTTTGGCAAAACCGGGTTCAATTACTCCTCATAAAAAATTTGAAGCTGAAGTTTACGTACTATCAAAAGAAGAAGGTGGTCGTCATACTCCATTCTTCAGTAACTATCGCCCACAGTTCTATTTTAGAACTACTGACGTAACCGGCATCATTCAGTTGCCTGAGGGTGTAGAGATGGTTATGCCAGGTGACAATATTAAGATGACGGTAGAGCTTATTACACCTGTTGCAATGGAAGAAACCCTTCGATTTGCAATACGAGAAGGTGGAAGGACTGTTGGAGCTGGTGTAGTTTCCAAGATATTAGAATAA
- the rpsJ gene encoding 30S ribosomal protein S10 has protein sequence MAKLTGQRIRVKLRSFDPYLLDQSAAKIVATTNRSGAKVAGPIPLPTRIEKFCVLRSPHVNKKSREQFEIRTHKRLIDIIDPNSDTVEALMKLELPAGVSVDIKS, from the coding sequence GTGGCAAAGCTTACGGGACAACGAATTAGGGTGAAATTGAGATCATTTGATCCATATTTATTAGATCAATCGGCAGCTAAAATAGTTGCGACAACGAACAGGAGTGGTGCAAAAGTAGCAGGTCCTATACCGCTACCTACACGAATTGAAAAATTTTGTGTATTGCGTTCCCCTCATGTTAACAAGAAGTCGCGTGAGCAGTTTGAGATACGAACTCATAAGCGTCTGATCGATATCATCGATCCTAACTCCGATACAGTTGAAGCGCTTATGAAGTTGGAATTGCCTGCTGGTGTTTCTGTAGATATAAAATCATAA